The genomic DNA ACATGTTCATGCTGTACTTATGAACTAATCATGTCTGTTTGTAATAAGAGAATCAATGTATCTGCagcatccattcatccattatctttacaccacataatcctcattaaggttgCGAGGGGGCTGGAGTGCTTACAGTACAAGCAACACCTAAAACTTAGGctgaaaaaccaaaacaatacaACCTCCATGACTCTCTTCTTTCCTCAAGCAAAGGTGGAGGTCGAGTCCTCACTGAAACACAGCCGACTAAATGAGACGCGTGTTCGGAAATCCTCAGGGAGGCCTGACAGCGAGGGAGCAGGGCTGTCTGTATTACCCCACAGCAGATCACAAACCAATAACAGGGCTCATTTCCCTCCTTCTGTCTCAAAGGATCAGCCTCCAGGGTCAGAGGGGCGTGACGCTGTAGTTAAGCCCCAGCAGGAGGAGGCGTGTTGGGCTACGACCTGCCGGATGACGCAGCCCTGTGTGAGCAGAGACAGAGCATCTGCGTCTGTGTTTAAGTatggcagacacacacacacacttatgcgGGAGGGGTATAGTTTCTATACGGCAGGCCATGGAAGCAACATTGACCCCAAAGACGTCACTGATACATTATCGAGTCCATGCAGGGCATGCTTGCAGGTGTTCCACTGACACATATACATCATTTACAGCGCTCCTcagatttcattacaaattcTACACAGGAGAAACTGTTGATTAAAATTTGTTGCAAGAGTAAGGATAATTACAATAAAAGCTCAGTGCCATTATTTATATTTGCATATTATGGTGTTCTTCTAAAGTATTTTAGACTTTTCATCACTGAAAATGGCATTGGAAGGGGAACATGCCTGGGTGTACCAGAACACACGTGTGACAGTAACAATAGCAGACCTCTTTACAGTAAATGGTCCACACTTGGAATGGTTTCTACCACTACCAAGGTTCTACTACATACTTTACATTTTTCTCATTCACCCAGTCACACATTCTTGCAGTTCACTGTTTTGCACAAGGACACCTCTGGATATAAAGGGATGGGGACTTAACCACCGATTTATGTCTTGTACTCTTTCAATATTagattttgtatcattttagaTAAACAAATAGTCCTCACTCCCTACTCAAGTATCATTTGCTGTACTTTACGCTATTATTTTGAAGAACATTTCACTACACAACAATCCTACCCACAATTACTCAATgtaacagcaaacaaaacaccaaatcaaTCCAAAATGATTATTTATTAACAAACACTATTATACAAACAAGTTACAAATAAAGGGTGGACTCGTTTCTGACCATGTCAAGAGATCAGGCACAGAATTACCTTCAAACAACTTTTGCATTCAGTGTTCATGGCCATTAGAAACCTGAGCTTGATACAAAATGTTATGAACTGTGGCTTTTACAAATGCGTGTTGCACGACATTTAGGAAGCTTTACAAAAAGTAGAGAGTATAAATAGATTATATGTACATCTGATGGAGTCAATTATTTAATGCAGGACCAGACAAGAATTTTGtagctttaaaaaatattctgctGCTAATTCCGTGTCCGTGCATCAACAggggcattaaaaaaaatgaacgtATACCCTTGCGAGTTAACAAACCAGTGCATGAAATCATCCGTGTCCTCTCTCAACTTGCTGCTGACTTGTAATTCTTAACATGATGTTTAAATGTAGCAACAGGACTGGATTGGCTGAGTCAGGGTGCTGACCAGAAATGAAACCTCCTCCCTCAGGATACCAGAACATAGACAGCATTGCAACATTTATGAGAAATAATAATCAGTTATTATCATATTCAGCTCTCAAGCACAGAGGATCCTTCTCGGTCAGACTTCATTCATGCTTCCATTTGCAGGGTCACAGGTTGATGGTCGGGGGTCTTGGTGCAGCAGTCACTAGGAGGGGGCATCTTCTCCGTGTATAGCCTTATACTTCGACATCTCCTCTGGAAACACTTTGCTGAGCTCAGAAATTAAAAGGCTCTTGAATTTCTGTAATAAAAGAAAAGGGAGAAGCAGAGGTTGCTTTCATGCCGATTAATTTTATGCAGAACATAACTGTATGTGTTTAGGCCAAGGACAACTTATAATCTAACAAGTactccccccccaaaaaaaatcacccttGTATCTGTTTCTATTAGCAAACAATAGACAAGTGTTAGACACAACAAGGCCACTTGAACAGAAAGGACTATGGCAATTACATGGTTGTTTGTATAATGAAAACGACACTTTTATCTTCTCTGATACTCTAAATATGAGTACTTTCTCAGTGAAGTGTTTTACTGGCTCTGATTAATCTTGTCAAGTCCTTGGTGGAGAAGATCTCAGTGTTCCTGGCATTATCTCTTACCGTCATTGTGTCTATCTTCCCTTTGACCTGCTCGTTCCTCGCCAAGGCTCTCTCCAGACATTCCTTGGTGTACAGCTGAGGGTTTCGACCTTGGTCAATGTAtctacaaacacaaataaataacataTGATTATAAAATTATGCtacgaaacaaaaaaatgtattaattatgtctgccagtcttttcttctttttggcaTTCAATACTATGCAAGACACTAGAGCGTTTGTAAATCACTGGAGCCACTATTTATTCCCTTTGCAAAGTTTCTATTATTTAAGCAATCCTCCtaaaatacagtattttgtgaagaattctaaagttGATAATGCAATTTTTTCAGAGTGTGTGCACGCTGAATGTTAAAGTGGCTCTTAACAATCCAGGAAAGCAGTAATAGAAGGCATTTGACATTGACAAATAAGCCAACAAGGAATGAAAATGTTAAATCCAAAGATTTTTAAATGGGGTTTGGTGCGGCTTCAGCGCCGAAGGACATGTATGCTCTCAAGACCGCACTATACGTATTCAGAGCTACACTGCAATGGCAGAGAACAACAGAGACGTGAAGCAAATATGATTATAAATGTTACTGAGACAGACATGCACAACAATATAATCTGGTAACTGGACTCACTCAAACACCTCCAGAGGTACGTTGATCTCGTGAAGCTGCTGACGACATTTCTCGATGTCTTGTAGACCGGATATCATGAAATTtctgaagagaaaaaacaacaaagcaggTTAGCAAGTTGCTTATTTGCTGAACCATGCTTTTATCCGAAGCGAAGTAAAACACGGCTCACAGTTTCTGGTTGAGTCCTGTCTGGCTGCTGGGCTGGAAGTCGCTGACGATGATTCCCATCTGTCGAATATTCTCGATAAATTTCTCCAAATGCTCTTCGAGATTATCAAATTTTTCAGCCATTGCAATAAACTGTTATCAAACcaccaaaaagaaacaaatatgactCCGTATAGAAGAATCCTTTTGTCAATTTATCGCTGTTTACTGTTAGCCACCGACGCTACGACAGCTACAGCGTCGAAGCACTTTACGGCGATAGAACAGCCAATCAGTGTGGAGACTGGTCTGTTGCCTGGGTAACCGCCCATGACAGACTGTCGTATGATGACATTCAAGGTATCAAAGTGTCGTGCTGCCGGTTGAAAGGATTCCTCTTTGTTAACACAACAAAATGAATATACCTCGGAATGTCACAGTATAGTACAAATGTTAAGCAGTTTATTTATTGAAATgtctttaattttaaatgatATGCTGcgtcaaaaatgtgtttgaaagccAGCATCCAGCTATATTATAGCACTGTGGCTACAATGCATACTATGACTGTGCTGATAAAACATGCACAGGAAGCatagtgggatttttttttgtgattgcaCATGCAAATGTTTTGTATAATTCCAAATGCAGTTCACGAACAtggcaaataaaataataattgtaataatAAAGTGAACACATACAttcaaaagcacacacacacacacacacacacacacacacacacacacacacacacacacacacacacacacacacacacacacacacacacacacacacacacgcctctTGAAAGAAAAGTGAAGCCTGgctgacaaaataagacaatttTTTACTGACCGATTATTAATCCAAGTGTAGACAGTCACTTTATGTTCACTGACAGTGAACAtagtttttaaattgtaaacaTGTCttatcatgttttctatgaTGTAAAAGAGACAGTATGAGTGAAATGAAACTACTAATATAACTAATTCACTCTATAACTGCAGTGCACAGcagacagtctcaaaaacacacattcagaccTCCAGGGTTTCACACATAGCAAACccaaggaaccaatcctgtgaACTTACAAGgtgggactttctgtatcattattctttttttgaatCAACTGGCAGGTAAAACAGACATGGCTGAATTATTCCAATAATACAGCTTGCCATTGTACAGAGTACAGTAGTTTTATAGTGTTTCAGCAGAACCGTAGGTGAGCTTGGTGTGGAGACAGAGGCATTTCTAGATGCATTTCTAAGGAAGCAAttgtgtagagttacatctaagacACTTCAAGGcaggaagacattttttttttcaaaaaattaaatatgcaaGTTTGGTGCATAATTTCATCAGTGATCAAACGGTGACTTTAAAGAGGTCTATGAAAAGGCATCAATTTAGAAATAGCTTGTTTTCACATAAAATATCATTCAGTAAAATAAAGGTCTTAACTGGAGCCAATGCTTCCAAGTGTTGCTATAAAAGAACCATTCCTAGTTCCACAGGAGCCTTTTAGCACTGCAAAGATAACGTCTTTAAGGAGCCATTTTTAAGGTAGATCTTTGTGGACCCCTGATTCTATTCTGACAACATAACTTAATAATCATTCAGGTAAATTTTGAGCAAAAAAGTCAACTGTGTAGTATTTCTGGGTTTCCTTTATAATactgtcattatttttggttttaGAATGTTAGTTAGACagtagaaaatattacaaaatggcTGCTTGAAATCTGGAAACTGTCATGTGTATTTCTCTCTAATGTTTTATACAGCAAATGATTAATCTGTTAAGTAATTAGTTTTTAGTTGCAGCAGTAATTTCATGTTACTACTGGACACTAAACCAAATAATTCCAATAACAGTGAAGAACCTTTAGTACTTTAAGAACCACATAATGTGCATGAGGAACCATAAAGCTTATTTTTAATGGATGATGCCGCTTTAAAGAACCATGTAGGAGCTTTAATTTTACTGAGAGTAGGGTTCACTTTCTGTATGTGAACCATGTTAATCTTTATAGTTGTAGATTGCAGTTAATCTGGCCTACAGTTGGGGCAAGGTACTGGAATTTACTCTTCTGTTTAGATATTCCCATACATAAGGAAAGTGTTACAAAACGCCTGTTGATTCCAGTTAACCTCTGAAATAATGCTGAGCTCTGCTTACAGTAAAACGCAGTTTCATTCtgtgtaaaaacacagacaggttCTGACTTCACTGAAAGCGAAAGTGAACGTCAGTGACGCTGACATtacattcctcgggcatctttcTTCTGGCCAGCCTCAACTGTTTCAGGTAAACACATCAAGCTGCAGAGACTTAGCCAGAATAAAGAAGCCgtttccttcaaaataaaggtaATGTTTTGGTAATGCGGGATGATGTGATCTGTAAATGCAATTATTTAGGAACTACAGCACCATTTCAGCGTGGAATAGAGGTTAACTAAAATGTTTGACTAACCTTTAGCTGTTTGTGTTGCCATGTGTTATTGCCCTTTAGGTTAGACGCCTATTGATGCAGCGATAAAGATAGCAGTATGCTTAATAATTTTATCGGTGAAGGCACCGAGTTGGGGTAGTTTAACTGCTACGTTATGATTCATGTTGTGATCGCCCACTGGAATGAGTCATACACACGACGATTTGCCTCAAACGTTTTCTTACtttgaggcttttattttgaaacgtgGGGTTCGCAGCGCCTCTCTAGTGAGCGGCGACTGGCTGAGCAG from Acanthochromis polyacanthus isolate Apoly-LR-REF ecotype Palm Island chromosome 11, KAUST_Apoly_ChrSc, whole genome shotgun sequence includes the following:
- the med10 gene encoding mediator of RNA polymerase II transcription subunit 10; amino-acid sequence: MAEKFDNLEEHLEKFIENIRQMGIIVSDFQPSSQTGLNQKLNFMISGLQDIEKCRQQLHEINVPLEVFEYIDQGRNPQLYTKECLERALARNEQVKGKIDTMTKFKSLLISELSKVFPEEMSKYKAIHGEDAPS